From a region of the Tachypleus tridentatus isolate NWPU-2018 chromosome 1, ASM421037v1, whole genome shotgun sequence genome:
- the LOC143238235 gene encoding DNA damage-regulated autophagy modulator protein 2-like isoform X1: MALAKLYFLPLAVFVLLPGTFIITYVISILHRDVEVDFPYISDTGTYVPESCIFGQLLNIVACLIGATVYVRYKHVEHYCQNHLAIESTRVLRLNLVGLFLGLAAAFGTSLVANFQETAVIIVHMIGATMAFGLGMIYAWLQTVMSFYMYPLMNTKTMAGIRLFLSIVNTVCFIICIFCEVDKLINVATPISLKYFHGKDKTKWYPKDGGFAAHVVSTASEWILTLAFDFYFLTFVRELHDISMTSPKVIFLTEEMGISSSGDIYRCDDNLEVASPQSSGIVEPAYSREVISSVCSTTSQVIFQ; the protein is encoded by the exons ATGGCACTGGCCAAGCTATATTTTTTACCACTAGCAGTATTTGTTCTCCTACCTGGAACTTTTATAATTAC GTATGTCATATCTATACTACATAGAGATGTGGAGGTGGACTTTCCATACATTAGTGACACTGGGACCTACGTCCCTGAGAGCTGCATCTTTGGTCAACTTTTAAACATAGTAGCTTGTCTGA TTGGAGCTACGGTGTATGTCCGATACAAGCATGTCGAACACTACTGTCAAAATCACCTTGCAATTGAATCAACACGAGTGCTTCGGTTGAATTTGGTAGGACTATTTCTGGGGTTGGCTGCTGCATTTGGAACAAGTCTAGTAGCAAATTTTCAA GAGACAGCTGTCATTATTGTCCACATGATTGGGGCTACAATGGCTTTTGGTTTAGGAATGATATATGCATGGCTTCAGACAGTCATGTCATTCTACATGTACCCACTGATGAATACTAAGACAATGGCTGGAATACGACTATTTCTTTCCATAGTTAACACTGTGTGCTTTATTATATGTATCTTTTGTGAAGTGGATAAATTGA TAAATGTAGCAACTCCCATATCACTTAAATATTTCCATGGAAAAGATAAAACCAAATGGTATCCAAAAGATGGG GGATTTGCTGCCCATGTTGTGTCGACAGCATCAGAATGGATACTAACATTGGCCTTTGATTTTTACTTTCTGACTTTTGTAAGAGAGCTCCATGATATCTCAATGACATCACCAAAA GTTATCTTCCTGACTGAAGAAATGGGAATTTCTTCAAGTGGTGACATCTATCGTTGTGACGATAACTTAGAAGTTGCCTCCCCACAAAGTTCTGGAATTGTAGAACCTGCTTACAGCAGGGAAGTGATAAGCAGTGTATGCTCTACCACTTCCCAGGTTATCTTTCAGTGA
- the LOC143238235 gene encoding DNA damage-regulated autophagy modulator protein 2-like isoform X4 has product MALAKLYFLPLAVFVLLPGTFIITYVISILHRDVEVDFPYISDTGTYVPESCIFGQLLNIVACLIGATVYVRYKHVEHYCQNHLAIESTRVLRLNLVGLFLGLAAAFGTSLVANFQETAVIIVHMIGATMAFGLGMIYAWLQTVMSFYMYPLMNTKTMAGIRLFLSIVNTVCFIILNVATPISLKYFHGKDKTKWYPKDGVIFLTEEMGISSSGDIYRCDDNLEVASPQSSGIVEPAYSREVISSVCSTTSQVIFQ; this is encoded by the exons ATGGCACTGGCCAAGCTATATTTTTTACCACTAGCAGTATTTGTTCTCCTACCTGGAACTTTTATAATTAC GTATGTCATATCTATACTACATAGAGATGTGGAGGTGGACTTTCCATACATTAGTGACACTGGGACCTACGTCCCTGAGAGCTGCATCTTTGGTCAACTTTTAAACATAGTAGCTTGTCTGA TTGGAGCTACGGTGTATGTCCGATACAAGCATGTCGAACACTACTGTCAAAATCACCTTGCAATTGAATCAACACGAGTGCTTCGGTTGAATTTGGTAGGACTATTTCTGGGGTTGGCTGCTGCATTTGGAACAAGTCTAGTAGCAAATTTTCAA GAGACAGCTGTCATTATTGTCCACATGATTGGGGCTACAATGGCTTTTGGTTTAGGAATGATATATGCATGGCTTCAGACAGTCATGTCATTCTACATGTACCCACTGATGAATACTAAGACAATGGCTGGAATACGACTATTTCTTTCCATAGTTAACACTGTGTGCTTTATTATAT TAAATGTAGCAACTCCCATATCACTTAAATATTTCCATGGAAAAGATAAAACCAAATGGTATCCAAAAGATGGG GTTATCTTCCTGACTGAAGAAATGGGAATTTCTTCAAGTGGTGACATCTATCGTTGTGACGATAACTTAGAAGTTGCCTCCCCACAAAGTTCTGGAATTGTAGAACCTGCTTACAGCAGGGAAGTGATAAGCAGTGTATGCTCTACCACTTCCCAGGTTATCTTTCAGTGA
- the LOC143238235 gene encoding DNA damage-regulated autophagy modulator protein 2-like isoform X2 — MALAKLYFLPLAVFVLLPGTFIITYVISILHRDVEVDFPYISDTGTYVPESCIFGQLLNIVACLIGATVYVRYKHVEHYCQNHLAIESTRVLRLNLVGLFLGLAAAFGTSLVANFQETAVIIVHMIGATMAFGLGMIYAWLQTVMSFYMYPLMNTKTMAGIRLFLSIVNTVCFIILNVATPISLKYFHGKDKTKWYPKDGGFAAHVVSTASEWILTLAFDFYFLTFVRELHDISMTSPKVIFLTEEMGISSSGDIYRCDDNLEVASPQSSGIVEPAYSREVISSVCSTTSQVIFQ, encoded by the exons ATGGCACTGGCCAAGCTATATTTTTTACCACTAGCAGTATTTGTTCTCCTACCTGGAACTTTTATAATTAC GTATGTCATATCTATACTACATAGAGATGTGGAGGTGGACTTTCCATACATTAGTGACACTGGGACCTACGTCCCTGAGAGCTGCATCTTTGGTCAACTTTTAAACATAGTAGCTTGTCTGA TTGGAGCTACGGTGTATGTCCGATACAAGCATGTCGAACACTACTGTCAAAATCACCTTGCAATTGAATCAACACGAGTGCTTCGGTTGAATTTGGTAGGACTATTTCTGGGGTTGGCTGCTGCATTTGGAACAAGTCTAGTAGCAAATTTTCAA GAGACAGCTGTCATTATTGTCCACATGATTGGGGCTACAATGGCTTTTGGTTTAGGAATGATATATGCATGGCTTCAGACAGTCATGTCATTCTACATGTACCCACTGATGAATACTAAGACAATGGCTGGAATACGACTATTTCTTTCCATAGTTAACACTGTGTGCTTTATTATAT TAAATGTAGCAACTCCCATATCACTTAAATATTTCCATGGAAAAGATAAAACCAAATGGTATCCAAAAGATGGG GGATTTGCTGCCCATGTTGTGTCGACAGCATCAGAATGGATACTAACATTGGCCTTTGATTTTTACTTTCTGACTTTTGTAAGAGAGCTCCATGATATCTCAATGACATCACCAAAA GTTATCTTCCTGACTGAAGAAATGGGAATTTCTTCAAGTGGTGACATCTATCGTTGTGACGATAACTTAGAAGTTGCCTCCCCACAAAGTTCTGGAATTGTAGAACCTGCTTACAGCAGGGAAGTGATAAGCAGTGTATGCTCTACCACTTCCCAGGTTATCTTTCAGTGA
- the LOC143238235 gene encoding DNA damage-regulated autophagy modulator protein 2-like isoform X5: MTLTGNGTGQAIFFTTSSICSPTWNFYNYETAVIIVHMIGATMAFGLGMIYAWLQTVMSFYMYPLMNTKTMAGIRLFLSIVNTVCFIICIFCEVDKLINVATPISLKYFHGKDKTKWYPKDGGFAAHVVSTASEWILTLAFDFYFLTFVRELHDISMTSPKVIFLTEEMGISSSGDIYRCDDNLEVASPQSSGIVEPAYSREVISSVCSTTSQVIFQ, translated from the exons ATGACTTTGACAGG GAATGGCACTGGCCAAGCTATATTTTTTACCACTAGCAGTATTTGTTCTCCTACCTGGAACTTTTATAATTAC GAGACAGCTGTCATTATTGTCCACATGATTGGGGCTACAATGGCTTTTGGTTTAGGAATGATATATGCATGGCTTCAGACAGTCATGTCATTCTACATGTACCCACTGATGAATACTAAGACAATGGCTGGAATACGACTATTTCTTTCCATAGTTAACACTGTGTGCTTTATTATATGTATCTTTTGTGAAGTGGATAAATTGA TAAATGTAGCAACTCCCATATCACTTAAATATTTCCATGGAAAAGATAAAACCAAATGGTATCCAAAAGATGGG GGATTTGCTGCCCATGTTGTGTCGACAGCATCAGAATGGATACTAACATTGGCCTTTGATTTTTACTTTCTGACTTTTGTAAGAGAGCTCCATGATATCTCAATGACATCACCAAAA GTTATCTTCCTGACTGAAGAAATGGGAATTTCTTCAAGTGGTGACATCTATCGTTGTGACGATAACTTAGAAGTTGCCTCCCCACAAAGTTCTGGAATTGTAGAACCTGCTTACAGCAGGGAAGTGATAAGCAGTGTATGCTCTACCACTTCCCAGGTTATCTTTCAGTGA
- the LOC143238235 gene encoding DNA damage-regulated autophagy modulator protein 2-like isoform X3, with protein sequence MALAKLYFLPLAVFVLLPGTFIITYVISILHRDVEVDFPYISDTGTYVPESCIFGQLLNIVACLIGATVYVRYKHVEHYCQNHLAIESTRVLRLNLVGLFLGLAAAFGTSLVANFQETAVIIVHMIGATMAFGLGMIYAWLQTVMSFYMYPLMNTKTMAGIRLFLSIVNTVCFIICIFCEVDKLINVATPISLKYFHGKDKTKWYPKDGVIFLTEEMGISSSGDIYRCDDNLEVASPQSSGIVEPAYSREVISSVCSTTSQVIFQ encoded by the exons ATGGCACTGGCCAAGCTATATTTTTTACCACTAGCAGTATTTGTTCTCCTACCTGGAACTTTTATAATTAC GTATGTCATATCTATACTACATAGAGATGTGGAGGTGGACTTTCCATACATTAGTGACACTGGGACCTACGTCCCTGAGAGCTGCATCTTTGGTCAACTTTTAAACATAGTAGCTTGTCTGA TTGGAGCTACGGTGTATGTCCGATACAAGCATGTCGAACACTACTGTCAAAATCACCTTGCAATTGAATCAACACGAGTGCTTCGGTTGAATTTGGTAGGACTATTTCTGGGGTTGGCTGCTGCATTTGGAACAAGTCTAGTAGCAAATTTTCAA GAGACAGCTGTCATTATTGTCCACATGATTGGGGCTACAATGGCTTTTGGTTTAGGAATGATATATGCATGGCTTCAGACAGTCATGTCATTCTACATGTACCCACTGATGAATACTAAGACAATGGCTGGAATACGACTATTTCTTTCCATAGTTAACACTGTGTGCTTTATTATATGTATCTTTTGTGAAGTGGATAAATTGA TAAATGTAGCAACTCCCATATCACTTAAATATTTCCATGGAAAAGATAAAACCAAATGGTATCCAAAAGATGGG GTTATCTTCCTGACTGAAGAAATGGGAATTTCTTCAAGTGGTGACATCTATCGTTGTGACGATAACTTAGAAGTTGCCTCCCCACAAAGTTCTGGAATTGTAGAACCTGCTTACAGCAGGGAAGTGATAAGCAGTGTATGCTCTACCACTTCCCAGGTTATCTTTCAGTGA